A window of Nicotiana sylvestris chromosome 8, ASM39365v2, whole genome shotgun sequence genomic DNA:
TCCATCCGACACAATCAAGAAATTCTACTCTAGTATCAACAACAATGACCTGAACCAACTAGCACTACTCATATCTGAAGATTGTTTCTTTGATGATTTCTCCTACACTCGACCATTCAAAGGGAGAAAGGTAACCTCAATCTTTCTCTCAGAAACATGAAACTATAGTAACTTTGTCTGATTCTTGAAGCTCCTATTTGCAAATATATGCAGGAGGCTATGAAATTTCTGGAGAAACTAACCACATGCATGGGTAAGAACACAAAGTTCTGCATTGAACAAATATATGAGGGAGTTCATCTTACAACTGTGGTAAACTGGCACTTAGGTAAGGCCAAAATCACTTATTTCTCACGTTTAGCGAAAAtgcatataaattgaaacttgagaaactattttttggtaAATGCAGAGTGGAAGAAGAAACAAGTTCCTTTCACTAGAGGCTGCAGCTGCTACGAGTTATCAAGAGATGGTGAACAACTAATTATAAAGTAAATTTCAAACTTTTCTGAAGCCATGTTAACTTTTAAGACTATTACTTTGTCCTCCGCACAAGTACTAAACGTTCAGAAATGGCAATTTATACAGGAAAGCTCAAGTAATCATTGAATCACCAATCAAACCAGGAAGCTTCGCTTTGGTATGAACATCACCAATCTTCTATATTTCAGAAAAAGCGCAAATTATACAATCTAATTCATCAATATGAAGTCTTTGTTCAGTTCCTATTTCATTAACACACATGGTGTTCATGTTCTCGACAAAAAGCAGGACGTGTTCCAGAATGTCATTTCAGTATTTGATACTTTCCCTGAGGCAGCATGTATGTTGATTTCTTTAATATTCTTTATACTTTCACTAACAAGAGAACGAAAATATTCTGAACGGGGCAAAATTTTTTTCCTACGCAGGGTTGTTCTTGATGAATCCCCAAGTGGTACCAACTATCTACAATATGGTTCTCAAGCCAAGCATAGGTCCGATTATTGCTTGGTACCGCAAGTTATGGAGTATCACAGTCACCATTCTTACACTTATCTACAAGTTATTCCTTTACATTATAGAGATGTTCCACAAGTAGAAGATATGCACAGCTTGCCAATTCAAGAAGCTGGACAACATTTCAACGACTTATTTTTCCTACATAAAGATAGTAGACAAAGATAGACTTCACATTTAACAAGACTCTAAAACCTTCAAAAGTTTCTTACTTCTATAGGCAGAAGAAAGCATATGGCATTAACCATGTCAGCTGTTAATCATCCTTGCTATCTCGTCTCGACCATGATTCAAGCAATGAAAGAGCAACTAGAGGTCCAAGGAAAGGAGGGATTGGAGGTGGCCTGCTAAAAGCAACAAGGGGTTCAATGTTCTCCGCCTTCATTTGGGCTTCTCCGGCATCATCATTTGCTTGCTTCTTAGGGATCATTGTTCCAACTGTATCAATGTCGCCATTATTCAGTTTATCAAAACGAATACAACAGTAAATCAAGTAGTCAAACACCAATATCTTTAACTACGATTTTCTTGTACATTTGTAATAACAATTCTATCTTTATCCAAATTAATATGACACTCTTTTTAATTTGGAATGTTCCCAAAATACTCGTCACAATTCCAGTGataatattattttatacaaTTTTCCAAAGATTCAAGAATTCAAATTCATTTAAATGTCATATTTTAAACATTTCCGCGCCAATTTTTCTACCAAACTGACTTGTCATACTCACTCTGTTCCAACTTATGTGACGCAGTTTGATTCTGCAACAGGTTTAATAAagaaatgaagacttttgaaacttgtaatCTTAAACTGCCACAATATTTGGGTATATAAAATTAGTTTAAAGTTAAATGATTAAATTATATCCAAATATAGAAATATGTCATTTCCTGGAATGGACTAATAGGAAAATAgtgtcacataaattggaacgtaCGAACATATTAGTTAGACATATTCTCTACAACCGCTAATATAATATAAGTCAAATTAACATATAAACTTGTATCTAGACAAAAATCTAAATAAAGTGGAGTGAGTATTTGTTATGTACGTAATTTTATAATTAGTGCTCGTACATAAAGAAAGCATAACATTGAAAAATTACCCAATTTTCCTCCAGCTGGAAATATGGTTTTGAATTTGGTTAGAGCAGGAACTAAAGTTTCCGTTCGAATCATCGGTTCAATTTTTATTACCCTTTCACCAAAATCCTGCAAATCATGGAAAAAAGgtgtgaaaaataaagaaaatgttGAATTTTAGATAAAACTGGGAAAACCCATGACTAAAAGATTGATGAAATTACAGAAACCGTACCAGAAAATCTTAAATTCTTTCGTCCCAAAAACTGATCCTGCGCCTTAGTAGAAGAGAAATGTCAGCAGTTCGAAGGTGGTCGGATATTGTGAGAACAAAAGAGTTGGAGAATCTTCTTGAAAGTTCAAATGGGCCTAGTGGTTGTTTGGGTACGGCCTGATTACAGGTCAAAATAGCATAGGCGAGCCCGTTATCCGAGAGATAattgaaaaggaatttttacattcctaggCGATATAGGAAACTATATAACCCTTAATGTTTAAGGTTtaatataattacatttagtatataTAATTATTAATTCTATATCATAAGGTGTTTTAATTGTATATTAATTATACCTTATATCACTTCTAAATTTATGGTACAGTATATTCCTTCAAATCCCCACCCCCTCATTTTTCTCTCTCCCAACCCCACACCCTCACCCACCTATCACCACACACCCACGTTTCAAACCATTATTCCCTCTGCTAAAACCAGAAAAATAATTGAAACCCTCTACCATTAACGTCCAAAATCAAGGTTTTTTCTTTTACAACCagtcaaaattgaagtcaaatccTCAAAGTTCATACACAACAATAACTTTTGATGGTTATGGTTTCAGGTTCCTTCAGTAATATAAGAGggaaggaaaagagagcagcaattccaccattgacagccattaaaaagttttgaatttaaatttgggtttttaaaaatcattatttatttggattaggtgttgttgtaaataattgagaatatggtttggagtttatatttcaattttgaggggttttggtgaagattagacttgttttggctgaatttcagattgaaactcgtcgaagaagaaggagaagaagaagaagaagaagaagacatgacatacattatattgcagcaattgtagataaattgtagaaaaattgtagactgttgtttatttatttttgagcttttgtgtttttgtgttaaaagttttgatgggagcttgTTATTCTACTTCGTCTGTTTCGGAGCTAACTTGTACAGAGGAGAAgatattttttaagttatatatattgctatacctttaaattcaagaaagtatgattgtattgtatttaaagaggcgtgaatttatagaataggttgaatgtgaggaatgagtcaaataagactcacaatggcttgttttctacatttaatctacaataaaactacatatcatttgaaaaattaatatgaaaatacagaatttcaatgtttctacaaattatctacaaaatatctacaaattgtTCATaacaaaatttatctttattttcatgcatgttcgtctggaacactaaagttacttgatatgccaacatctcccgttatagaggaatacaacttatctacaactttcacacattattttcacccagtgaaatacaactacaataacataaaacttacatacaaattttatacaaaatttatacagtATGTCTTTTGTacattttgtatctgatttatacatattaaaataattttcatacaactaattatatattatacaacttatctacaaattatctacaattttcgtatattatttctactaagttatatacaactacaatataataccacttaaatataatttttatataatgttgttcaactttcatacaataattaaatgaataaaagaaaataaataaacaacaaaatataaTTTTCTACAATTTaactataatttatctacaatttttctacattttctgcaatataatgtatgtcatgtcttcttcttcttcttcttcttcttcttcttcttcttcttcttcttcttcttcttcttcttcttcttcttcttcttcttcttcttcttcttcttcttccaatctgaaattcagccaaaaccaagtctaatcttcaccaaaacccctcaaaattgagatataaactccgaaccatattcccaattatttgcaacaacacccaatccaaacaaataatgatttttaaaaatctaaatttgaattcaaaacttcaaagctttttaatggctgtcaatggtggaattgctgctctcttttcctttgctttgtattactgaaatttggataTAATTGCGTTTGATgtagaagaattgtagaagatttagtcgtttttgatttgtgaattaTAGAAGAATAATCAATTCGTTTTTGAATTGTAGAAGAATAATCAATTCGTTTTTGAATTATAGAAGAATAATTGCGTTTGATGTAGAGACGCTAAATTTGAAACAAAGCTGTCGAAGAAGATTAATGTGCGTGATTTGCGTTTGGAAGATCTCGAAGAATATTTAATCCCCCAattttagcgcgcctaaataaggaagCTTACAAttacaatgattccttatttactGCATAgtctatattttgtagaaatactattagcatgaagggtaatatgcaaactatgaatatatttggtaatatagtttcttatatggtataggaacgaaaatttcccAATTGAAAAATAGTTACTCTTTataagggatttttacctatttatactatattagtCTTACGATATGCGCGTTGTGCGTGTATCCTATACTAATAAGTATAAAATTTTAAAGAAACACATAAATAATAATGTGCTTGAGttataaaataagaaaataaaaaatatcaatTCATAAAAATGATGAATGTTGATTTTCAGTTGTaatctttattttatatttgTGGCGTTCAATATAATCTTTCTCTAAGTCGTAATGTCATGTTTATCATACATatgtaaccaaaattaaattctcgttggaattcagagacaaaattttgaaaaaaaatttgcATCAAGAAGACATTTAAGAATAGCTTCATGCAATTCTCCGTGTTATGATTGTTCTtgcttgttttttgttttttcaaataaaaataatatttttacttgCAAATATATGTTTTGAATAGGTAGTTATTTAAATTCAACTTTTTTGAGCTCGGTAGTTTAGAGGGACAACTTTAAGTctctaaaaataaatatttttataatttctaTGGCATTAAATATTAAAGTATCTTTTCATCGATTTCTATATCTTTCCGCGTGGCTAGCTGGTTTCagtttaaattattattattgatCTTTACCTTATTTTTAGTTCTATGAGATTAAATTATTTGTTTAAGGTAAAATTAGTGTGGCAACAATTAGTTAAAGAGTATAGAGAAAAATTCTTGAGAATATTATATGACATATCCAATAATGGTTAAAGCCATGAATAAATTATGGAAagttacaccaaagtgaaagaaggaagaagttatcagcacgaagctctaattttattcttaactcccgctaagttgagccatattttattaaggtatgtgtcacacctcctttttgcgcgcccaccccgaaggataaaatgcgtgagggagtttttccaatttaagtgacaatattcgaaatgagattatttatttaattcagagtcaccacttgggaaaggtttggcttttggcgtcccaagtcaccggtttatcttgaatcccaattcgaggaaaatattcgactttccaaatgaagtctgcgaaccagaaattctaagtaaggaattctgttgacccgagggaaggtgttaggcacccccgaatcccgtggttctagcacggtcgcttaaattgttgtaatggctaaatatctgatttttatacatgttgtaacttgtgtgcttttattaagtttaaaccgcttttattattatttttaatagaattgcaacgtcgtgaaaatgcatctcgaaccacgtcacaatcaatgcacccgtggttgttaatacgttccgactccgttgagatttggatttgggtcacataaatgcgcacccgaatttaagaatgtaatttaattaaaatcgcgtctaaagagtctaacgcattattatctttggggaaaagccatgaagttcTCTAAATGGCcactcccgaaatctaagtaattattaacatctattgagggccccgcagtttgtgcgtctttatttggcgaggctcgcctcatttattttaaggatatcctaaagtgactacatttctattaaattcttttctaaaataaaagagaaaaaatcctaattagttacatgctTTTAAAAAAAggcgtaacatattaaatgctagattaagacaaatgttaacggaaaggaatattactaaaattgaaattataaataaacgGAATTGACAAATAATAtgttcaaaagaaactaattatcctataactagattaaactcgcattgttagatgactcGAACCGTTGGGATTAATTATTTACgactatttgaaactagaatcaatcttaattactaatgcatattcgaaagtttattaaattcaaacgttaactcgtcttgtttgaactcaaatcatgccataatgcctaattcacgaaattaatttaaattcatgctttaactaaatttagctatatgttcacgattaacctactgttgacaatattaaaaccttcaagcTAGTGAACTAACTAGTTTTaccaagccgattcactaaagaccaacttatgttatttttctcttaCTCCAATTGTTAAATAGTTTGACAGTAATAAGCAttcttaaatatatactacctaataaccaaactaaaacagagtattatttaatacatcactacaagatgtCTAGTTATGCAAAATAAccgaaatttacagaataataatacatgagatAACCTAAACATAATCAGTAAAAGAGACAAAgaaaaaagctaaattaaaactttaaagtaccattcttcatatgtattcatgctttcacatttcagcttacaatatcgaTAAGGTTACGaccatgtacctggtattggaagtaaaagaagaggaagatcagtagaagcaagcagtaaccaacaacaacacaacCCAACATCAGCAATTCAAACTAAATTCGAAACCCAGAAAGACTTGAGGAAAAACCAAACTCAAACAAACATGTATTAAACCCAGAAATAAACTCGTAGACCACTGAACCAATTAAGCAATCAAAAAAGGAATCAGGTCCACTACCAAGACTCGAGTTACTCCTACAGATGCCATGAAacaatattttttcttttattttctctttttgaactctctaacactctcttaagatttttagaaaaaaaatatttttaccctTTTCCTTTTAAGAAATGTTCGCCCCCAAAAAAAACCTCCCTTAAAAATGTGTccaatgactctatttataacaagactcttgtcttgaaccactaacccggAATATTCCCATGATTGCAtgctttgttccccactaccttaaacaaatgaattattccccactattttgtgtcttgtcccccactatattaaactaaagaattattccccactatcttgtgtcttgtcccccattatattaaacaaatatatcacctccccactaacttatgtcttgtcccccatcatgtactattttaatattgttaatgcctagtggacagagcactcaagaTTGAGACTCGTTTCCCATATTGCCCCTGACACTATCGAAATTACCGTTCtaccctcatcagctataaccaattcggtACCAAACCATATCAGTTATATCCAAATCCTCCTAATTAATTATCTAATTACAACAGCTATAATCAAATCAAGCCTAACAATTGACAAATTAAAcgcatgaaactaactcccactTTAGTTTGTCATGGTCAAATTCATATCAACAAACTTAATatgacaaacaagtagattcaaatcactaaactcaatcatCATTTgaactcaaactaaatcaaacaacatcataacaaagatAAATGATTCGAACTAAAATAAACACTTGGGACCAACACATAAACAcgcgacattaaatcacttgatgaaaaactaacaAACTCCAAACAAAATGAGCACGAATTTGTCACCTTCATCAACATATCCAACAAATCCAAACAGATCGGGGGTGCAACAAGAATATCATTTCCATGTAAAACATTTACAAATTAACACATTTGTCATGGAAGTGCAAGCAGCAGGAATTAAGAATGGAGAAACGGAACCTTTCATTGAATGACCAACCCGAGTCGACGTACAAGAGACTCGATCAAAACTTTACCGGACCAAAGCTTGAACCTCGACGGAACTGAGCAGACCTCGGATGGCTGGTGTTTGGGAGACGGACTGGGCGTGTGATGTGGCTGGAGGTGAACGACGAAGCTCAGGCGTGGTGGAGCTAGAGCTTGCGACTGGAGGAGCAGTGGCTGGAGCTCGCGACTGTGGTCATTCATGGCTTGGAGCTGGACGATGGTGGTTTGTGTGTTCGAGCTGGAGGTCGTGAggacgacgaagaagatgaagcatcAACGACGGGGCTGGACGATGGTGGTGGTTGTGTGTTCGAGCTGGAGGTCGTGAGGACGATGAAGAAGATGGTCGTTCACGGACAACACGACATGGAGGTGAAGGTCGACGGATTGCTTCACGTCGCTGCTGGAGCTGCTCGCTAATGGAGTCGACGATTTCTGGGTTCAAGTTGGAGGCGGTGAAGCAGCAGCAGTTGCTGCTACTGATTTACGGAAAATGAGGGGTCATTGGGtgttttggagaagatgaagcgaGGGGGGTGGATGGTTTGTCAGGTTTAGGGTTagggaaatgaaaaaatgaaaaatgaataaaGGGGTTGGGtatttggggttatggactgggtcgacccggtttgaaatggaccgggtcataggGGAAGGCTGGGTATTTGgtttaaaatttgaagaaaaggcccaatccgatttcttctatttttgttcttttctatttattcaatttcctaaataataaagctaaaaaaatgctaagattaaattataaaacccaaaattatctcaaaatactaattaactcctaataacaattatcgcacatttaaatagcaattaacgataaaatcacacaatttggacgttaaatgctaaaaatgcaacgtacattattttttatgattttttttattttgtaaaacaaatttaattaaatattaaatacaaatgcgacatatttttatatttttactaatttaaacaaataaacatgcacagaaaaaaatacaaataattatccaaaaatgccacgaaaattcaaaaatcgcacacaaaggaaaattgttttattttggatttttgggagtaattctcgtatagggcaaaaatcacgtgctcacagctgcccctctttgtccggaaacccgcagggttttcgtgcaaagataaagtgagcggatacgagcgatttttgcccgttggaatactccgtgtgaagcattttttttgaaagatttgaccgaacctttgcttcaaaggtttcctacatatcctgggctaaacaggaatcatgtcaatgtagttcgggaagttttggtagctgggactaccatgggactgcaatgctgttgttgcatgctgttactactgctttaccgacctccttattacaccaaaggaAAATTAAAACTAAGCTAGTTATGCctatcaactactagttacaagattcctatctataattctttcgcaaattgatcttgagtcttagctgattctgcttgtagacttcgatctgaatcttgatgctcgcaagttgtaggcgcttgtttatttctgcagcattgagtgaagtgggattggcggagctcgtgaCTTCAATCAGATTTTGAGCAATCCGCACTTTGTTTGCTCCAGTATTTGGGCTCAtcttctttttgttattttcttcctttctttattctggattgatactcactccgtaggtcatctcgatacctgtgcctcgaggtcaaacctgctcagataacaaaacaaacaaaagaacgaaatttttctgccccagtttcactaggaaaattttgtgagttaattgccataaaaacctacagaattgatgaggggattggaaacctcaggtctaaaaggcgcaactcagggattggagccctaatatttgcAAAAGGCAaaacgcaactcagggattggagccctaatattggctaaaaaAGGAAAACcgctcaactctgggattggatccctaatgtcggctaaagaaaaatcgctcaactcagggattggagccctaatgtcggctaaaggaaacttgctcaactcagggattggagccctaatgtcggctaaagaaaaatcgctcaacttagagattggagccctaatgtcggctaaaggaaacttgctcaactcagggatttgagccctaatgtcggctaaaggaaactcgctcaactcagggattagagccctaatgtcagctaaaggaaactcgctcaacttagggattggagccctaatgtcggctaaaagaaaattgttcaactcagggattggagccctaatgtcggctaaaggaaacttgctcaactcagggattggagccctaatgtcggctaaaggaaacttgctcaactcagggattggagccctaatttcagctaaagaaaaattgctcaactcagggattggagccctaatgtcggctaaaagaaaattgctcaactcagggattggagccctaatgtcggctaaaggaaactcgctcaactcagggattggagccctaatgtcggataaaagaaaacttgctcaactcagggattggagccctaatgtcggctaaaggaaacttgctcaacttagggattggagccctaatgtcggctaaaggaaaattgctcaactcagggattggagccctaatgttggctaaaagaaaattgctcaactcagggattggagccctaatgtcggctaaaagaaaacttgctcaactcagggattggagccctaatgtcggctaaaggaaaattgctcaactcagggattggagccctaatgtcggctaaaagaaatcgctcaactcagggatttaagccctaatgtcggctaaaagaaaattgctcaactcagggattggagctctaatgtcggctaaaagaaaattgctcaactcagggattggagccctaatgtcggctaaaggaaacttgctcaactcagggattggagccctaatgtcggctaaaggaaacttgctcaactcagggattggagccctaatgtcggctaaaagaaaattgctcaactcagggattggagccctaatgtcggctaaaggaaaattgctcaactcagggattggagccctaatgtcggctaaaggaaacttgctcaactcagggattggagccctaatgtcggctaaaggaaacttgctcaactcagggattggagccctaatgtcggctaaaggaaacttgctcaactcagggattggagccctaatgtcggctaaaagaaaaaacgctcaacttagggattggagccctaatgtcggctaaagacgactagggaatggaggccctacgtctaaaatctcaacttagggattggagccctaatattggtaaagacgactagggaatggagaccctacgtctaaaatctcaacttaggaattggagccctaatattggtaaagacgactagggaatggagtccctatgtctaaaatctcaacttagggattggagctctaatgttggcgaaaaataggttgatattggggattctaaactaacccttttttttggaattttcttcttatttctcttttcgtttttttttaaatttttttttgtttagtaaaaatgcaggaaagaatttggaggaaacttcccttttgggttgattccttgctgcaaagctgtttcttgcacttgtgcatttcttttccctcttggttgcacctgcttcttgcacggttgctttggattgaacctgtttcaattttccaaacaaagagcaattgtcagtttgaaaaacggtggttggttcggtgtccttgatcattccaattgcttggtcccggcctcatttctgttgagaagcttcgccattgattggcttcaAAGGCGACCCcttttcaaactgataagactcaaGATTTCATGATGActcgcccgtgtaaggctttgttCTCATTTCGTTTTCCAGACCTTTGCCTTtgactttcttctcttttttcaatGCCTTTACTTTGGAGgtaatcaaacatcatgattagttgggattggactgacgcaccactgGGGCTGGGTATTTTATTCACCTCTTGCCAGACAGAgctctgtgaaaccggtcctgccaccttttctttctaacacattttggaatttagggttaagccgaaagggattcaaggaaaggtaaacaaagagcgaaaaaaaacaattttaaaagagaagcgtccctttcggaggaaaagaaggacttatctgaggtgcatgctggtttcaaactgacatgacatgccttttggactggatgcccgaaccttacgaacttgcatttcctcataaaccaaaacggatctatgtttcccaaccagggaaccttgccagaacttctgtggtgaaatcatcttttcggccgacagcgccctttgcgggttttcgctagtcgacctctctcatttctcttctcaccatcgcccgATAGTaccttttgcgggttttcactaaacggactctctcattcttggtttctctactctcgtcgcctcgtggtgcccgaaggttttcaccgacaagactctctcattttatttctctcaattttagaATGCATCAGCTTCCAACCCTGATATTTCTTGGTTTCCCCcgcctttggcaattgatccgaaggacttgtacttGGTTTTTTGGTTAAAAAAAATGTGGATGAAATTGCAACTTCGGAACCATTTGGTGTGCCCGTGGTTGAACCATTATagcatctgccccagtttcaacttcagggaaaattggatttttgttttggtgtgactgaaccccagagagaggctgcctacgtatcctttcagaatcaagtcaaacgtagttcaagcgaatcatttgtgttttttttttgtgttttggtGCTTttgggttccaaagagggtagccAAGGAAATGttaccggctcaaagggtttgtaaaaagagttgatagtgtttgggtagcggaaataaaagccttcatcatctcaaatgtgccaagacatcaacgaagtaaactcagatatagtaccttttgactgcatccgcattcacagCTGTTttaggatcatttccttcaatatcatcCAGATATAATGCTCCTCTTGgtaatatcttcctgatgatgtacggacctttccaattaggagaaaattttcctttcgcttcctggtgatgtggaagaatgcgccttaataccagttgacctacttcaacattcctgggtcgcactttcttgttgtaagcacgggccattctttgttggcaCAACTGCCCGTGATAGACCACAACCATTCGTTTTTCTTCAATCAAGGTCAACTGCTCCAAttga
This region includes:
- the LOC104233772 gene encoding uncharacterized protein isoform X1, yielding MAFSGQLLQHILWSKPEFSRSRSIPLLKTNHEPVKILSQRKLDIRGIKRKSNCLVTFSMSNPFSMSHPDNDTSPCSPSDTIKKFYSSINNNDLNQLALLISEDCFFDDFSYTRPFKGRKEAMKFLEKLTTCMGKNTKFCIEQIYEGVHLTTVVNWHLEWKKKQVPFTRGCSCYELSRDGEQLIIKKAQVIIESPIKPGSFALQDVFQNVISVFDTFPEAAWLFLMNPQVVPTIYNMVLKPSIGPIIAWYRKLWSITVTILTLIYKLFLYIIEMFHK
- the LOC104233772 gene encoding uncharacterized protein isoform X2, which codes for MAFSGQLLQHILWSKPEFSRSRSIPLLKTNHEPVKILSQRKLDIRGIKRKSNCLVTFSMSNPFSMSHPDNDTSPCSPSDTIKKFYSSINNNDLNQLALLISEDCFFDDFSYTRPFKGRKEAMKFLEKLTTCMGKNTKFCIEQIYEGVHLTTVVNWHLEWKKKQVPFTRGCSCYELSRDGEQLIIKKAQVIIESPIKPGSFALDVFQNVISVFDTFPEAAWLFLMNPQVVPTIYNMVLKPSIGPIIAWYRKLWSITVTILTLIYKLFLYIIEMFHK